In the Salinirubrum litoreum genome, one interval contains:
- a CDS encoding CBS domain-containing protein encodes MAPTGDSPAPGGRTAGDVMTREVETVAPDDDVSDVLGRLARADFDGFPVVDDEHRVVGIVTQRDLVGLFQTEDRTLWIPIGFPPFMETLTYAVDVSWDELDLGVDLLRNAGRPISEVMSSPVVTVGTDAALDEMLALLTDAERDINRLPVVDDDERLVGIVARQDLLRALREEREAGRGETDDPVDHS; translated from the coding sequence ATGGCTCCGACAGGCGACAGCCCCGCACCCGGTGGCCGGACTGCCGGCGACGTGATGACCCGCGAGGTCGAGACGGTCGCGCCCGACGACGACGTGAGCGACGTTCTCGGGAGACTCGCCCGCGCCGACTTCGACGGCTTCCCGGTCGTCGACGACGAGCATCGCGTGGTCGGCATCGTCACCCAACGTGACCTGGTCGGGTTGTTTCAGACCGAGGATCGTACGCTGTGGATTCCGATCGGCTTCCCGCCGTTCATGGAGACGCTGACCTACGCCGTCGACGTGTCGTGGGACGAACTCGACCTCGGCGTCGACCTCCTGCGGAACGCCGGCAGACCGATCAGCGAGGTGATGTCGAGTCCGGTCGTGACGGTCGGGACCGACGCCGCTCTCGACGAGATGTTAGCGCTGTTGACCGACGCAGAACGGGACATCAACCGGTTGCCGGTCGTCGACGACGACGAGCGACTGGTCGGTATCGTCGCCCGACAGGACCTGCTCCGGGCGCTCCGGGAGGAACGCGAAGCGGGGCGTGGAGAGACCGACGACCCAGTGGACCACTCGTGA
- a CDS encoding ABC transporter ATP-binding protein, with protein MSDEPLVRVEELKKYYFERDTLLDDLLRRETQSVKAVDGVSFDVFPGETLGLVGESGCGKSTTGETLLRLREATDGQVYFDGEPVFDLAGDDLTEFRRRAGIVFQDPFSSLDPRMTVGEIIAEPLRVHGLPENPPQGLSKGEARRERAADLLERVGLSAGQLDRYPHEFSGGQRQRVGIARALALEPEFVVLDEPVSALDVSVQAQVLNLLDDLQEEFGLTYLFIAHDLSVVRHICDRVAVMYLGNVAELGPTDDIFDDPQHPYTQALLESVPRAATEEHGRRVEALRGDVPSPRNPPSGCRFRTRCPKVIAPEDVDIEQEAYREVMDLRDRIERGELNLDALWESAGDADAREDRPAFKRELREEVFTADFSLSGENEDVVESAIDDLADGETELATATLRDRFESVCETRRPALQAIDNPVACHLYDQPDPPETPGVPGETAGDD; from the coding sequence CCGGGAGACCCAGAGCGTGAAAGCTGTCGACGGCGTGAGCTTCGACGTGTTCCCCGGCGAGACGCTGGGGCTGGTCGGCGAGTCCGGTTGTGGCAAGTCCACGACCGGCGAGACCCTGCTCCGCCTGCGAGAGGCGACAGACGGGCAGGTGTACTTCGACGGCGAACCGGTGTTCGACCTCGCGGGCGACGATCTGACCGAGTTCCGCCGACGTGCCGGCATCGTGTTTCAGGACCCCTTCTCCAGTCTCGACCCTCGGATGACGGTCGGCGAGATCATCGCCGAACCGCTCCGGGTCCACGGACTGCCGGAGAATCCACCGCAGGGCCTATCGAAGGGCGAGGCACGGCGGGAACGTGCGGCCGACCTGCTCGAACGTGTCGGGCTGTCGGCCGGGCAACTCGACCGGTATCCACACGAGTTCTCCGGTGGGCAACGCCAGCGTGTCGGCATCGCCCGCGCACTCGCCTTGGAACCGGAGTTCGTCGTCCTCGACGAACCGGTGTCGGCACTCGACGTCTCCGTGCAGGCGCAGGTGCTGAACCTGCTGGACGACCTGCAGGAGGAGTTCGGGCTGACGTATCTGTTCATCGCCCACGACCTGAGCGTCGTCCGGCACATCTGCGACCGTGTCGCGGTGATGTACCTCGGCAACGTCGCGGAACTCGGCCCGACCGACGACATCTTCGACGACCCCCAGCACCCCTACACGCAGGCCCTGCTGGAGTCGGTCCCACGCGCCGCGACCGAGGAGCACGGTCGGCGCGTCGAGGCGTTGCGCGGCGACGTCCCGAGTCCGCGCAACCCGCCGTCTGGCTGTCGCTTCCGGACGCGCTGTCCGAAGGTGATCGCCCCGGAGGACGTGGACATCGAGCAGGAGGCCTACCGCGAGGTGATGGACCTCCGGGACCGCATCGAGCGCGGGGAGTTGAACCTCGACGCCCTGTGGGAGTCTGCTGGTGACGCCGACGCCCGCGAGGACCGCCCGGCGTTCAAGCGCGAACTCCGCGAGGAGGTGTTCACAGCCGACTTCTCGCTGTCGGGCGAGAACGAGGACGTGGTGGAGTCGGCCATCGACGACCTCGCCGACGGCGAGACCGAGTTGGCGACGGCGACGCTCCGGGACCGGTTCGAGAGCGTCTGTGAGACGCGTCGCCCGGCGCTACAGGCGATCGACAACCCGGTGGCCTGTCACCTCTACGATCAGCCCGATCCGCCCGAGACGCCGGGTGTCCCCGGCGAGACGGCCGGCGACGACTGA
- the mvk gene encoding mevalonate kinase, which translates to MTVSSAPGKVYLFGEHAVVYGEPAIPCAVERRATVTADPRDDDHIRVEAADLSLDGFTVEYGGPTDDAPDVDVPTPLLRAAMGYVDAAVEQARDAVGDESVGFDITVESDIPLGAGLGSSAAVVVAGIDAATRACGVDLPPEEIAERAYRAEHQVQDGQASRADTFCSAMGGAVRVEGDDCRTIDAPELPFVVGFDGGAGDTGELVAGVRKLREEYDFAADTVTAIGDVVRTGEALLADADPDDPPSDELLAELGGLLNFDHGLLEALGVSSRSLDAMVWSAREAGAHGAKLTGAGGGGCIVALDPTDATETALRYTPDCDDVFRAELATEGVRAEGDGTTGDDAPAGAESSEGAEE; encoded by the coding sequence ATGACCGTTTCGAGCGCGCCCGGCAAGGTGTACCTGTTCGGCGAGCACGCGGTGGTGTACGGCGAACCGGCGATCCCCTGTGCCGTGGAGCGCCGGGCGACCGTCACCGCCGACCCGCGCGACGACGACCACATCCGGGTCGAGGCGGCCGACCTCTCGCTGGACGGGTTCACGGTCGAGTACGGCGGCCCGACCGACGACGCGCCGGACGTGGACGTCCCGACGCCCCTGCTCCGGGCCGCGATGGGCTACGTCGACGCGGCGGTCGAGCAGGCCCGCGACGCCGTGGGCGACGAGTCGGTCGGCTTCGACATCACCGTCGAGTCGGACATCCCGCTGGGGGCCGGCCTCGGCTCCTCGGCCGCAGTCGTCGTCGCCGGTATCGACGCCGCGACGCGGGCCTGCGGCGTCGACCTCCCGCCCGAGGAGATCGCAGAGCGCGCCTACCGCGCGGAGCATCAGGTGCAGGACGGGCAGGCCTCGCGAGCCGACACCTTCTGCTCGGCGATGGGCGGGGCGGTCCGCGTCGAGGGTGACGACTGCCGGACCATCGACGCGCCGGAACTCCCCTTCGTCGTCGGGTTCGACGGCGGCGCTGGCGACACCGGCGAACTCGTCGCCGGGGTCCGAAAACTGCGAGAGGAGTACGACTTCGCGGCCGACACCGTGACCGCAATCGGTGACGTCGTCCGGACCGGCGAGGCCCTGCTGGCCGACGCCGACCCCGACGACCCGCCGAGCGACGAGTTGCTCGCCGAACTCGGCGGCCTCCTGAACTTCGATCACGGCCTGCTGGAGGCGCTCGGCGTCTCCTCCCGGTCGCTGGACGCGATGGTCTGGTCGGCCCGCGAGGCCGGCGCGCACGGTGCGAAACTGACCGGTGCGGGCGGCGGTGGCTGTATCGTCGCGCTCGATCCGACCGACGCGACCGAGACCGCCCTGCGCTACACGCCCGACTGCGACGACGTGTTCCGGGCGGAACTGGCGACCGAAGGGGTCCGGGCGGAGGGAGACGGGACGACCGGCGACGACGCGCCGGCAGGCGCGGAGTCGTCGGAGGGGGCCGAGGAATGA
- a CDS encoding acetoacetate decarboxylase family protein has protein sequence MTSDEGTTTLSNGRVVEFPVAYEAAIAGVVAVADFDTLDRVTPERLRPVRVGRRAGLLTLVGIDYARVGDFDPYGEFAVIVPVSRHSIDGVPLSARTVGGWVHWLPVTTDPARLLGVDGWGYPKTVAGIEFETGTGDPERRTGSADRPTRCCRVAVGGEAVLTLTVDTGRTLPVDTSATSYTEHDGGLLATAVELAGPVGARSLDSGVHLTLGRHDRADDLRDLGVGRRLLGRQIVGSFWGRGVSGVIHRGRRV, from the coding sequence GTGACCAGCGACGAGGGCACCACGACGCTCTCGAACGGCCGAGTCGTCGAGTTTCCCGTCGCGTACGAGGCGGCCATCGCGGGCGTCGTCGCGGTCGCCGACTTCGACACGCTGGACCGCGTCACACCCGAGCGACTCCGACCGGTACGTGTCGGCCGCCGTGCGGGACTCCTCACGCTCGTCGGCATCGACTACGCCCGCGTCGGCGACTTCGACCCCTACGGCGAGTTCGCTGTCATCGTCCCCGTGAGTCGCCACAGTATCGACGGCGTGCCGCTGTCGGCCCGCACGGTCGGCGGATGGGTCCACTGGCTCCCGGTGACGACCGACCCGGCCAGACTGCTCGGCGTCGACGGCTGGGGGTATCCGAAGACGGTCGCCGGCATCGAGTTCGAGACCGGCACGGGCGACCCCGAGCGGAGGACAGGTAGCGCCGACCGACCGACTCGGTGCTGTCGTGTCGCGGTCGGCGGCGAGGCGGTGCTGACCCTGACGGTCGACACGGGCCGAACGTTGCCGGTCGACACGAGTGCGACCAGCTACACCGAACACGATGGCGGACTGCTGGCGACCGCAGTCGAGCTCGCGGGACCGGTCGGTGCGCGCTCGCTCGACTCGGGCGTCCACCTGACGCTCGGACGTCACGACCGCGCCGACGACCTCCGGGACCTCGGCGTCGGCAGGCGGCTACTGGGTCGGCAGATCGTCGGGAGTTTCTGGGGACGGGGCGTCTCGGGTGTGATCCATCGGGGTCGGCGCGTCTGA